The genomic window TTTAAGTAATGAAAAATTAGAAACTTCATCTATTACTTTAAAATTAGAAATTGCAATTTTTCCATTAGTTTCAACCACAGCCATTCTTTTTCTTTCATGGGGATCCCGACCAATTAAAGTTTCTAATCTAAATGTATTTTCTTTGAAATTCCCTTTACAAATTGCTAAATAAGTTTTATTTATTTTTTTTTCTTTAAACATTTCAACTAATTTTTCATGCACATCATTTACTTTAGCTATAATGATAAGTCCACTAGTATTTTTATCTAATCTATGAACAATACCAGGTCTAATGGGATCACTGTCTATATTTGATAAGGATGAAAAATTATAGAGAATTGCATTTACAAGAGTTCCGCTATAATTATTTAGTGCTGGGTGCACAGTCATATTAGAAGGTTTATTAATGATAGCAAGATAATCATCTTCATAAACAATATTTAATTTAATTTTTTCTGGTTTTATTTCCAAAGATTTTTCCTCAGGAAACTGAACCTCTATTTTTTGTTTAGATTTTAATTTTAAACTACATTTATTAATCAGTTTATTATCAACTTTAACATAATTGTTATTTATTAAAGATTGAATATAATTTCTGCTTTTATTAGGTATATTTTTTTGAATAATAGTGTCAATTCTTTTTTTTTCCAAAGAATCTCCTACTATGAAAATAATTGGTTCCATATTCACTCTCCAATGAAATTATATTATATAAATAATTATAACATTACTTGAAGTAAAAGAGAACTAGAAATAAATAAAACTTGACATTATCAATTGAAAGTGTTAGCATATTTAGGATTAGACAATAAAATAATAAATTCAGGTAGAGGTTGCAAATGACAAAACTATTAACTTGAGCTGAGGAGCTAAGATGGTTAAGAAAGGGGATTTTGCCGAAAGATTAAAGGAGCTATCCGTAAATCTTGGGATTATAAAGAATATTTATAATACTGACATTGGTAATACTAATGTAGAGCTATCAAGTGATTTAAAAAAAATTAGTATAATTATACTTATTTTGTAATTACTCTACCTTTCTTTTTGAAGGGTAGTTTTTTTTTATAAAATTTATTATTTTAATTTAAATATTTAGGGAGGATTGTATGGCACAAGAAAGAAGAGGTTGGTTTATTGAATTATTAAAGCTGTCTCCAGTATTTTTATTGGCAACACTAATGGTTATAGTAGGTTTAGATGTACTAGTAGCAGCTCCAATAGCAACAGTTTATGCAGCTATAGTTGCATTTATAACAGAAAAGTTTACTTTTCAGGAAATAGTAGATAAAGCAGTAGATAATGTTAAAGAAATTCAATTGGTATTTTTTATATTAATGTTAGCTTACGCTATGGCAGAAACTTTTATGGCTTCAGGAGTAGGAGCTTCAATTATAATAATGTCTCTTAATTTTGGATTAACAGCAAAAACAATAGCTGTTACTGGAATAATAGTTACAAGTATTTTATCAGTTGCAATTGGAACATCTTGGGGAACGTTTGCAGCATGTGCACCAGTATTTTTATGGCTAAATCATATAGTTGGTGGAAACATTGTTTTAACAACTGCTGCAATTGCAGGGGGAGCTTGTTTTGGAGATAATATAGGACTTATTTCTGATACAACAGTTGTCAGTTCAGGAATTCAAAAGGTGGAAGTTATTGATAGAATAAAACATCAAGGAGTTTGGTCTCTAAGTTGTTTAATATTGAGTATAATAGCTTTCTATGTAGCTTCAGTAATGATGGGCTTACCAGATACAATTGGAAGCGCAAATGATGCTATTGCTCAGATTCCTCAGGAGGTTTGGACTGCTTTAGCTGAAAAAAGAGAATCTGCAGTAATTTTATTAAATCAAGTAAAACAAGGAGTGCCTTTATACATGATGTTGCCTCTAGTTTTGGTTTTAATTACAGCTATTAAAGGGTTGCCAACTCTTCTATGTTTGTTTTCTGGAATAATATCA from Fusobacterium sp. IOR10 includes these protein-coding regions:
- a CDS encoding Na+/H+ antiporter NhaC family protein gives rise to the protein MAQERRGWFIELLKLSPVFLLATLMVIVGLDVLVAAPIATVYAAIVAFITEKFTFQEIVDKAVDNVKEIQLVFFILMLAYAMAETFMASGVGASIIIMSLNFGLTAKTIAVTGIIVTSILSVAIGTSWGTFAACAPVFLWLNHIVGGNIVLTTAAIAGGACFGDNIGLISDTTVVSSGIQKVEVIDRIKHQGVWSLSCLILSIIAFYVASVMMGLPDTIGSANDAIAQIPQEVWTALAEKRESAVILLNQVKQGVPLYMMLPLVLVLITAIKGLPTLLCLFSGIISALIFGLFAGTITSIPNFLNLMYTGFEGAGSWVIVMMMWVAAFGGIMGSINAFEPLSRIALKLSKNVRQLMFFNGIFSILGNAALSDEMAQIVTIGPIIRNLVDENVEGSEEAIYKLKLRNATFSDALGVFGSQLIPWHVYIGFYVGIASVVYPLYKFTAIDIIKYNFLAMIAVASILILTLTGWDRFIPLFRLPKEPEVKLKK
- a CDS encoding RluA family pseudouridine synthase, yielding MEPIIFIVGDSLEKKRIDTIIQKNIPNKSRNYIQSLINNNYVKVDNKLINKCSLKLKSKQKIEVQFPEEKSLEIKPEKIKLNIVYEDDYLAIINKPSNMTVHPALNNYSGTLVNAILYNFSSLSNIDSDPIRPGIVHRLDKNTSGLIIIAKVNDVHEKLVEMFKEKKINKTYLAICKGNFKENTFRLETLIGRDPHERKRMAVVETNGKIAISNFKVIDEVSNFSLLKVNIETGRTHQIRAHLKFLNHPILGDDIYGSTSKILGRQMLHAYILKFTHPITNENLSFLGELPDDFSKTLKTLNLKLNNKEILGDDYE